One window of Ignavibacteriales bacterium genomic DNA carries:
- a CDS encoding T9SS type A sorting domain-containing protein, which produces MKYIFMCVFLMFILQIQFVTAQSVANGNFEQGPASGWIQYSSGGYGLIGTAAFFNSTSITPQVFPRSGQYMARIGGFSYEQNSIKQTVTLPNTPKVYMGMFYQDRASTTSECGGLWVGAQIRVFVAGTAILDQYQCYYNTVNNWTYVYFDLSAAAGQTVEIGFRADAASSVWSYLYLDDITISSTVSVPEDYTSIQLDKFRLDQNYPNPFNPTTTINYQIPTAGNVSLKVNDMLGKEVATLVNEEKPAGNYQVDFDGSRLSGGIYFYQIKTGSFVQTRKMLLLK; this is translated from the coding sequence ATGAAATATATTTTTATGTGTGTGTTCTTAATGTTTATCTTGCAAATCCAATTTGTAACAGCGCAAAGTGTAGCAAATGGAAATTTTGAACAAGGACCTGCTTCTGGATGGATTCAGTATTCTTCAGGAGGATATGGACTTATCGGTACGGCTGCTTTTTTTAATTCCACATCAATTACTCCTCAAGTCTTTCCACGCTCCGGTCAATACATGGCAAGGATAGGTGGATTTTCTTACGAACAAAATTCTATTAAGCAGACTGTTACTTTACCGAATACACCAAAAGTATATATGGGGATGTTTTATCAAGATCGTGCTTCCACTACTTCAGAATGTGGCGGTCTTTGGGTTGGCGCTCAAATTAGAGTGTTTGTAGCTGGCACGGCTATTTTAGATCAATACCAATGCTATTACAATACTGTAAACAATTGGACTTACGTGTATTTCGATTTAAGCGCTGCCGCAGGGCAGACTGTTGAAATTGGATTCCGGGCAGATGCGGCAAGCTCAGTTTGGTCCTATTTATACCTTGACGATATAACTATTAGTTCAACGGTATCGGTTCCGGAGGATTACACTTCAATTCAATTGGATAAATTCCGGCTTGATCAAAACTACCCAAATCCATTCAATCCAACAACGACAATTAATTATCAGATTCCAACTGCAGGAAACGTTTCATTAAAAGTTAATGACATGCTTGGTAAGGAGGTGGCAACTTTAGTTAATGAAGAAAAACCTGCCGGGAATTATCAAGTTGATTTTGATGGAAGTAGACTTTCGGGTGGGATATATTTTTATCAAATTAAGACCGGTTCATTCGTTCAGACAAGAAAGATGTTGTTGTTGAAATAA
- a CDS encoding T9SS type A sorting domain-containing protein, with translation MYYILGRKVGTLVNEEKPAGNYQFDFNGSCLPSGIYYYQIKAGSFVQSRKMILLK, from the coding sequence GTGTATTACATTCTTGGAAGAAAAGTAGGAACACTTGTTAATGAAGAAAAACCTGCCGGGAATTATCAATTTGATTTTAATGGCAGTTGTTTACCAAGCGGAATATATTATTATCAAATTAAAGCTGGCTCATTCGTTCAGTCAAGAAAGATGATATTGTTAAAGTAA
- a CDS encoding outer membrane beta-barrel protein, translated as MLIIGLTALMVAQVNAQSVSLGPQVGYFKTMDSDRSNYTGGVALRAKLIPILGVEASINYRQEKYGDGLLTVRSWPVMITGLIYPLPIVYGAMGMGWYNTTLDYDQSKLPLLKDETTQKVGWHFGGGLELPVGSIKLTADIRYVFLNYDFNQLPGSNDISSNFYVITVGFLFAL; from the coding sequence TTGCTGATAATAGGGCTTACCGCATTGATGGTTGCTCAGGTGAATGCACAGAGCGTAAGTCTGGGTCCCCAGGTCGGCTATTTTAAAACTATGGATTCCGATAGAAGTAATTATACTGGGGGAGTAGCCTTGCGCGCGAAATTGATACCAATTCTTGGTGTAGAAGCATCCATTAATTATCGACAGGAAAAATATGGGGACGGTCTCTTAACGGTTCGTAGTTGGCCCGTGATGATAACCGGTTTAATTTATCCGCTCCCAATTGTATATGGTGCTATGGGAATGGGCTGGTACAACACTACTTTGGATTATGATCAAAGCAAGTTACCGCTTCTTAAAGACGAAACAACACAAAAAGTTGGCTGGCATTTTGGTGGTGGTCTGGAATTGCCAGTCGGTTCAATCAAACTGACGGCAGACATTCGTTACGTCTTTCTGAATTATGATTTTAATCAACTCCCGGGCAGCAATGACATTAGCAGCAATTTTTATGTCATCACCGTAGGCTTCCTCTTTGCTTTATAA
- a CDS encoding N-6 DNA methylase: MSFENAFITVSNLVNDFKENKKVYLSTSYSEADVRNDFINKFFIALGWDVRHDEQKNPYEQEVRVEKPVQVAKAQKRADYTFYLSPNYRDVKFFVEAKKPYHDLENKDYFFQTVRYGWNANTPVALLTDFEEFIILDCRFRPDINEILNYKIKSFTFDDYANEEKFKEIYFLFSREAVADNSIEKFTEALPKPKGKKKALVKESYQKIDEAFLTELDAIRTTLAKSFKKNNAHLTSEELTEATQRTIDRLVFIKFLEDKMIEPHHYVSEFVKPHPVSLSLQRRGTKGEVGLVDKVESNKQELSAWEKFLRASRTLDAKYNGVVFKKSLIDSRNIVEPEDKTFSSICEGLSYDNTPYNFDAIPIHILGSIYERFLGKVVNATDKRVTIDEKPEVRKAGGVYYTPQYIVNYIVDNTIVKLIAGDRPFGKGKTPKEIAKMRFADIACGSGSFLITVYERILDYHKRWYLENPEQAKKDGCILFEGAYRLSLQQKQKILTNNIYGVDLDQQAVEVTQLSLYLKLLEDETTATANDTWVMFKEQILPDLNKNIICGNSLIGTDILNPTLILPFSKGEETGGPACPVGRVNELKLKPMDFENVFPHIFKSSPLGGVEGAGGFDAVVGNPPYLYSAGKRFSEYFKTHFKFNQYQTDYYVYFIERALSLIKNKGKFSYIISDSWLNSDYFKKMRDELLLKHKIEKLIVFDYPVFQNVTLENSIIIISVNEKPSSFDIIRFNSPQKYIIANNLAPNDAYAEGIIKPNKSTITDYLINKIENDSKPLSHFCKINRGIHAYRTDGYGKSKFGGGHQTKKDKELQSYHSDKPIDKTYLPEIKGKDVFKYSFNYSGKYLSYGDWLAEPRTPEYFMNPKVVLRKILGDKIIGTFISEPLAIDQSLYILIVEKNEEAVLKTFLGLLSSRLAAWYLKNKYSIFDTLYPWFTIKQLSTFPTKIIDNKLHSLADQMLTTKKQLQQAKTESDINYLQRKCETIDRQIDQLVYGLYGLTEEEIKIVEGASNP, from the coding sequence ATGTCATTCGAAAATGCTTTTATAACAGTATCCAATCTTGTTAATGATTTTAAGGAAAACAAAAAAGTTTATTTAAGCACAAGCTATTCCGAAGCTGATGTACGAAATGATTTTATCAATAAGTTTTTTATTGCGCTTGGCTGGGATGTAAGACACGATGAGCAAAAAAATCCTTATGAGCAGGAAGTAAGAGTTGAAAAACCTGTGCAGGTTGCTAAAGCACAAAAGCGCGCCGATTATACTTTTTACCTTTCCCCAAATTACCGCGATGTTAAATTTTTTGTTGAAGCTAAAAAACCTTATCACGATCTTGAGAATAAAGATTACTTTTTTCAAACCGTACGTTATGGATGGAATGCAAACACTCCTGTTGCATTGCTTACCGATTTTGAAGAGTTTATAATCCTTGATTGCCGCTTTAGACCAGACATAAATGAAATACTTAACTACAAAATAAAAAGCTTTACCTTTGATGATTATGCAAATGAAGAAAAGTTCAAAGAAATTTATTTCCTCTTTTCGCGTGAAGCTGTTGCAGACAATTCTATTGAAAAGTTTACCGAAGCATTACCAAAACCAAAGGGAAAGAAAAAAGCATTAGTAAAAGAATCCTACCAGAAAATTGATGAAGCATTTTTAACTGAGCTTGATGCGATAAGAACAACGCTTGCAAAATCATTTAAAAAAAATAATGCCCATCTTACAAGTGAAGAGCTAACCGAGGCAACACAGCGGACTATTGACCGGCTTGTGTTTATTAAATTTCTTGAAGATAAAATGATTGAACCGCACCACTATGTAAGCGAGTTTGTAAAACCTCACCCTGTTTCCCTCTCCTTACAAAGGAGAGGGACTAAGGGAGAGGTCGGACTTGTTGATAAAGTTGAAAGCAATAAACAAGAGTTAAGTGCATGGGAAAAGTTTTTACGCGCAAGCCGTACTCTTGATGCAAAGTATAATGGCGTTGTTTTTAAGAAGAGCTTAATTGATTCCCGTAATATTGTTGAGCCGGAAGATAAAACATTCTCCTCTATCTGTGAAGGATTATCCTACGATAACACGCCTTATAACTTTGATGCAATTCCGATACATATTCTCGGTTCCATTTATGAAAGATTTCTTGGCAAGGTTGTTAATGCAACCGATAAACGTGTAACGATTGATGAAAAACCGGAAGTAAGAAAAGCCGGCGGAGTTTATTACACGCCGCAGTACATTGTTAATTATATAGTTGATAACACAATTGTAAAACTGATTGCGGGAGACCGTCCCTTTGGGAAAGGCAAAACTCCAAAGGAAATTGCAAAAATGCGTTTTGCAGATATTGCCTGTGGAAGCGGTTCCTTTTTAATTACTGTTTATGAAAGAATACTTGATTACCACAAACGCTGGTACTTAGAGAATCCTGAGCAGGCAAAGAAAGACGGCTGCATTTTATTTGAAGGTGCTTACCGTTTATCCCTGCAGCAGAAGCAGAAAATACTTACCAACAATATTTACGGAGTTGATTTAGACCAGCAGGCAGTTGAAGTAACACAGCTTTCCCTTTATTTAAAATTACTTGAAGATGAAACCACAGCGACAGCAAACGATACCTGGGTGATGTTTAAAGAACAGATTTTACCGGATCTGAATAAAAACATTATTTGCGGCAACTCGCTTATTGGAACAGATATTTTGAACCCCACCTTAATCCTCCCCTTTAGTAAAGGGGAGGAAACAGGAGGGCCTGCCTGTCCGGTAGGCAGGGTTAATGAACTGAAGCTTAAGCCTATGGATTTTGAGAATGTATTTCCGCATATCTTTAAAAGCTCCCCTTTGGGGGGAGTTGAGGGGGCTGGTGGCTTTGATGCGGTTGTAGGAAATCCACCATATCTGTACTCAGCTGGAAAAAGATTTAGTGAATATTTCAAAACGCATTTTAAGTTCAATCAATATCAAACTGATTATTATGTTTACTTCATAGAAAGGGCACTATCATTAATTAAAAACAAAGGAAAATTTTCATATATAATATCAGATTCATGGCTTAATTCAGATTACTTTAAAAAAATGAGAGATGAATTATTATTAAAACATAAGATTGAGAAATTAATAGTCTTTGATTATCCTGTATTTCAAAATGTTACTCTAGAAAATTCAATTATAATAATTTCAGTCAATGAGAAACCTTCATCATTTGATATTATAAGATTTAACTCCCCACAGAAATATATCATTGCCAATAACTTAGCACCTAATGATGCTTATGCTGAAGGAATAATTAAACCCAATAAGTCAACTATTACAGATTATTTAATTAATAAAATTGAAAATGATTCTAAACCTTTGTCTCATTTTTGTAAAATAAACAGAGGAATTCATGCATATAGGACGGACGGTTATGGAAAATCGAAATTTGGTGGTGGGCACCAAACAAAGAAAGATAAAGAATTACAATCATATCATTCTGACAAACCTATCGATAAAACATATTTACCAGAGATAAAAGGGAAAGATGTATTTAAATATTCTTTTAATTATTCAGGTAAGTATCTTTCATATGGTGATTGGTTAGCAGAACCAAGAACTCCTGAGTATTTTATGAATCCAAAAGTTGTTCTAAGAAAGATTTTAGGAGATAAAATAATTGGTACATTTATAAGCGAACCGTTAGCAATTGATCAGTCTCTTTATATTTTAATAGTAGAGAAAAATGAAGAGGCCGTATTAAAAACTTTTCTCGGTTTATTGTCTTCACGTTTAGCCGCTTGGTATCTGAAAAATAAATACTCAATCTTTGATACTCTTTATCCTTGGTTTACAATTAAACAATTATCTACATTCCCGACAAAAATAATTGATAATAAACTTCACTCTCTTGCCGATCAAATGCTCACCACAAAAAAGCAACTCCAGCAAGCCAAAACAGAAAGCGATATAAATTATCTTCAACGTAAATGCGAAACCATAGACCGGCAAATAGATCAGCTCGTTTACGGGCTTTACGGCTTAACCGAAGAAGAAATAAAAATTGTAGAAGGAGCAAGCAACCCATAG
- a CDS encoding DUF3089 domain-containing protein, with protein MKVKKNAIVFMALLFSLAFTACTNKQGVTDYSNQEQALTDYSTPEHWLSLHYSAVKEVDIFYLYPTSWQKIDSTESNICAINNPLMLKYSRYAFERQATAFETVGNIYAPYYRQMDVASRAFMTTEEQEKFVAGIPTLDAIAAFDYYIKHYNNGRPFILAGHSQGANILANILSGYLKDNQQVYSRMIAAYVIGYSITGEYLNKNPHLKFAEGPDDIGVIISYNTEAPEVVKGTNPVTLPGGIAINPITWTREETLATADKNLGSIILNKDGSVAAGIPIPVMNYADARIDKNKGVVICSTADVSKLSPGTAGYVRGVYHSFDFPFYYYNIRENAANRTKKFLNK; from the coding sequence ATGAAAGTAAAAAAAAATGCAATTGTATTTATGGCACTTTTATTCAGTTTAGCTTTTACAGCATGCACAAATAAACAAGGAGTAACCGATTATTCAAATCAAGAACAAGCGTTAACCGATTATTCAACACCTGAGCATTGGTTATCTTTACATTATTCGGCTGTAAAAGAAGTAGATATTTTTTACCTTTATCCAACTTCGTGGCAAAAAATTGATTCAACGGAGTCAAACATTTGTGCAATCAATAATCCTTTAATGCTAAAATATTCAAGATATGCATTTGAAAGACAAGCTACTGCTTTTGAAACCGTTGGGAATATTTACGCACCATATTACAGACAAATGGATGTTGCTTCCCGCGCCTTTATGACCACAGAAGAACAAGAAAAGTTTGTGGCTGGAATACCAACGTTAGATGCTATAGCAGCTTTTGATTATTATATTAAACATTACAACAATGGACGCCCGTTTATTTTAGCCGGACATTCACAGGGTGCAAATATCCTTGCAAATATATTATCAGGATACTTGAAAGATAATCAACAGGTTTACTCAAGAATGATTGCTGCTTATGTTATTGGATATTCAATTACAGGTGAATATCTTAACAAAAATCCGCATTTAAAATTTGCTGAAGGTCCTGATGATATAGGAGTGATAATTTCATATAACACTGAAGCTCCTGAAGTTGTTAAAGGAACCAACCCCGTTACATTGCCAGGCGGTATTGCCATAAATCCAATTACCTGGACAAGGGAAGAAACATTAGCAACTGCCGATAAAAATTTAGGATCCATAATATTAAATAAAGATGGTTCTGTAGCAGCTGGAATACCTATACCAGTAATGAACTATGCGGACGCCCGTATTGATAAGAATAAAGGAGTAGTTATTTGCAGTACTGCTGATGTATCAAAATTATCCCCCGGTACCGCCGGATATGTTAGAGGTGTTTATCATAGTTTTGATTTCCCATTTTACTATTACAATATCAGAGAAAATGCAGCCAACAGAACAAAAAAATTCTTAAACAAATGA
- the alaS gene encoding alanine--tRNA ligase: MTSSEIRQQFLDFFKNKEHRIVPSSPVVPFDDPTLLFTNAGMNQFKDVFLGAGTRKYKRAADTQKCIRVSGKHNDLEEVGYDTYHHTFFEMLGNWSFGDYYKEEAITWAWELLTAVWKLPKERLWATVYRTDNEAYEIWKNKTDINPNHILHFDEKDNFWEMGETGPCGPCSEIHFNLSDDYDNPKFVNAGVPECIEIWNLVFIQYNRDKEGTLHELTLKHIDTGMGFERICAVLQNKSSNYDTDVFSPIIEAISAMAGINYDSEEHKIPMRVIADHLRMLSFAIADGANPGNDGRGYVLRRILRRAARYGRKLNLDKPFIYQLVKVLVEYMSGVFPELKHKQSYIEKIIKGEEESFNVTLDRGIDLFEKIALKVEANKQKIISGEDVFLLYDTYGFPIDLTNVMAREINLLIDEARFNELMADQKTRARESSKDKFAAANVIISNLDSFDLIENSSTEFVGFDEFEVQAKIIGYKKEEDKALIILDKTPYYVESGGQIDDLGTITIGGSKLKVIDLIKLNDYVIHVAENAEEIPLSVGMEVMVEVDEKRRWDIMRNHSATHLLHAALRKVLGTHVHQSGSYVGPDRLRFDFSHYSKLSEAELNQIESMVNEEIRSNVDLTHHRAIPFDNAKKMGALMFFGDKYGDKVNVVQFGEYSMEFCGGTHVKNTSQIGLLKIVSESSIASGVRRIEAVTGRGVELYINQLTEEIKKEEAKAIHLLEEKKKLEKELAELSLESKLEIISEILGEPNNIRGLKIYTGKVDALNMDELKSFGDELRSKMKEGVGVLISEIEGKVGIVCVVSDGLIKEKKLTAGKIVGEIAKIVGGAGGGRPHLATAGGKDVTKIDEALHKVEEIVLNFI, encoded by the coding sequence ATGACATCATCAGAGATCAGGCAGCAGTTTTTAGATTTTTTTAAGAATAAAGAACATCGTATTGTACCGTCCTCGCCGGTTGTTCCATTCGATGATCCGACTTTACTTTTTACAAATGCAGGAATGAACCAGTTTAAGGATGTATTCCTTGGTGCGGGAACAAGAAAATATAAACGTGCGGCGGATACACAAAAATGTATCCGGGTAAGCGGCAAGCATAACGATCTGGAAGAAGTAGGCTACGATACTTACCATCATACTTTTTTTGAGATGCTTGGCAACTGGTCCTTCGGTGATTACTACAAGGAAGAAGCGATTACCTGGGCGTGGGAATTACTTACAGCTGTCTGGAAACTTCCAAAGGAAAGATTGTGGGCTACTGTATACAGGACTGATAATGAAGCATATGAAATATGGAAAAACAAAACCGATATAAATCCAAATCATATTCTTCATTTTGATGAGAAGGATAATTTTTGGGAGATGGGGGAAACCGGTCCCTGCGGACCATGTTCAGAAATTCATTTTAATCTAAGCGATGATTATGATAATCCGAAATTTGTGAATGCCGGTGTACCGGAATGTATTGAGATCTGGAATTTGGTTTTCATTCAATATAACCGGGATAAAGAAGGTACACTCCACGAACTTACTTTAAAACATATTGATACCGGAATGGGCTTTGAAAGAATTTGCGCTGTTCTGCAGAATAAATCTTCCAACTACGATACAGATGTTTTCTCACCAATCATTGAAGCGATCTCGGCTATGGCTGGAATTAATTATGACAGCGAGGAACATAAAATCCCGATGCGCGTAATTGCCGATCATTTAAGAATGCTTTCATTTGCAATTGCGGACGGCGCCAATCCCGGGAATGATGGCAGAGGTTATGTGTTAAGAAGAATTTTAAGAAGAGCTGCCCGCTACGGAAGAAAACTTAATCTGGATAAACCATTCATTTACCAACTTGTTAAAGTTCTGGTTGAATATATGTCCGGTGTTTTCCCGGAACTTAAACACAAACAAAGCTACATAGAAAAAATTATTAAAGGTGAAGAAGAAAGTTTTAATGTTACTCTCGATAGAGGAATTGATCTTTTTGAAAAGATCGCCTTGAAGGTTGAAGCTAATAAACAAAAAATAATAAGCGGAGAAGATGTGTTCCTGCTTTATGATACTTATGGATTTCCTATTGATCTTACAAATGTTATGGCAAGGGAAATAAATCTTTTGATTGATGAAGCTCGCTTTAATGAATTAATGGCAGATCAAAAAACAAGAGCAAGAGAATCTTCTAAAGACAAATTTGCTGCAGCCAATGTTATTATAAGCAATCTTGATTCATTTGATCTGATTGAAAACTCTTCAACAGAATTTGTTGGTTTTGATGAGTTTGAAGTGCAGGCAAAAATTATTGGTTATAAAAAAGAAGAAGATAAAGCGTTGATCATTTTAGATAAAACTCCTTACTATGTTGAATCAGGTGGTCAAATTGATGATCTCGGAACGATAACAATCGGTGGAAGTAAACTAAAGGTAATTGATTTAATAAAGTTGAATGATTATGTGATTCATGTTGCGGAGAATGCAGAAGAAATTCCTCTTTCCGTTGGAATGGAAGTAATGGTTGAAGTTGATGAAAAACGAAGATGGGACATCATGCGAAATCATTCTGCCACTCATCTGCTCCACGCTGCATTACGAAAAGTTCTTGGTACGCACGTTCATCAATCCGGTTCGTATGTTGGACCGGACAGGCTTCGTTTCGATTTCTCACATTACTCAAAACTAAGTGAAGCTGAATTGAACCAGATTGAATCGATGGTTAACGAAGAGATAAGAAGCAATGTGGATTTAACACATCACCGGGCAATCCCGTTTGATAATGCAAAGAAGATGGGAGCGCTGATGTTCTTTGGCGATAAGTATGGTGATAAGGTTAATGTTGTTCAGTTCGGCGAGTACAGTATGGAATTTTGCGGAGGTACACACGTTAAGAATACTTCTCAAATTGGATTGCTGAAAATTGTAAGCGAATCTTCCATCGCGAGCGGAGTTAGAAGAATTGAAGCCGTGACCGGAAGAGGAGTTGAGTTATATATCAATCAATTAACTGAAGAAATTAAGAAAGAAGAAGCTAAAGCCATTCATCTTTTAGAAGAAAAGAAAAAACTTGAAAAAGAATTAGCTGAATTAAGTCTTGAAAGTAAATTGGAAATTATAAGCGAGATACTTGGTGAACCAAATAATATCAGGGGATTGAAAATATATACCGGTAAAGTTGATGCATTAAATATGGATGAACTAAAATCCTTTGGTGATGAACTTCGTTCCAAGATGAAGGAAGGTGTTGGTGTTTTGATTAGTGAGATAGAAGGAAAAGTTGGAATTGTATGCGTGGTTTCTGATGGACTGATTAAAGAAAAGAAATTAACCGCGGGTAAAATTGTTGGTGAAATAGCAAAGATAGTTGGCGGCGCCGGCGGCGGACGACCTCATCTTGCTACTGCTGGCGGAAAAGATGTTACAAAGATTGATGAAGCATTGCACAAGGTGGAAGAGATAGTCCTGAATTTTATTTAA
- a CDS encoding GrpB family protein, protein MDEKKLKRIQELVKEEIFIVPYNLSWSKMFEDEAAFLRRKLPKNIVKRIEHFGSTAVPGLSAKPIIDILVEVTSLEDTKKQIVPILEAEGYEYFWRPAFGDDGPPYYAWFIKRNLEGKRTHHIHMAEADSELWDRLYFRDYLRQFPAEAKRYDELKRKLSVEYANNRVKYTEEKSNFILSVTKKAKEYYESQN, encoded by the coding sequence ATGGATGAAAAAAAGCTAAAACGTATCCAGGAATTAGTGAAAGAGGAAATATTTATCGTTCCTTATAATTTGTCGTGGTCAAAAATGTTTGAAGATGAAGCCGCTTTTTTACGCAGGAAATTGCCCAAGAATATCGTTAAAAGAATTGAGCATTTTGGTAGTACGGCGGTCCCTGGTCTTTCTGCAAAACCAATTATTGATATTCTGGTGGAAGTTACAAGTTTAGAAGATACAAAAAAGCAAATTGTACCTATTTTGGAAGCTGAAGGTTATGAATACTTTTGGCGCCCAGCTTTTGGTGATGATGGTCCACCGTACTACGCTTGGTTCATCAAGCGAAATTTAGAAGGCAAACGTACACATCACATTCATATGGCAGAGGCAGATTCTGAATTATGGGATAGGCTTTATTTCAGAGATTATCTTCGGCAATTTCCTGCGGAAGCGAAACGCTATGATGAATTAAAGAGAAAGTTGTCAGTAGAATATGCAAACAACAGAGTAAAATACACAGAAGAAAAAAGCAACTTCATCTTGTCTGTTACTAAGAAAGCAAAGGAATATTATGAATCGCAAAATTAG